GTCGAAGAAGTAGCCCAGAGTCCAGAAGAAATAGCTCTGGCCAGCGCAAGGTTAGAAGACGAGAAAGTGTCTAGGTTTATGTCACTTTTCTGCCCAAAAAATGGGCGGAACTGTCATAAACCTAGACACTTTCTTTTGTCTGCCCCAGTGCACCCGACCGGGCTAGGCTGTGATGCCTGGGCCAACGGCACCTAAGCCGGGGGAGGCGGAGGAGGCGCGTCCTCCGCCGGAGCCGGAGCCGGAGCCGGCGCAGGAGGCGGGACCTCCTCAGCCGGCGGTTCAGGTGCAGGAGGCGGAACTTCCTCAGCGGGTGGTTCGGGCGCCGGAGCCGGGGCTGGCTCCTCGACCGGTGCTGGGGCCTCCTCAACCGGAGCCTCTTCAACTGGAGCTTCTTCCTCCGGCTCAGGTGGCGGCGGAGGGGTTTCGCCCGGCGCGAGGCAGAACCCCGGCTTGTGCTCCGGATCAAGCGTCGATGCCAGGTTGCAGGCCCATTCCTTGCTCAGCATCCAACGGCCATCCCTGTAGATGAAGTCCACCTGATCCACGAGCATCGGATCTTCCTCCTGGCGGAGGATATTGACACCGGCCACGGCCTGCTTCGTCGTGAAGCCGGGCGTGATCGGATCAATGACATCAAAGCTGATTTCCTGCTCATTGGCACTATTGGTGACAATGTCGAAGAAATCGCCGGCAGTATCGCCGTCCTCGATGGTCAGCGCCTTTTCCTCGATAGGTAAATCGGGGTTGATAAGGCGTGCGAGGACGTCGTTAAGCTCTGCGCGCGTCGGCAGCATGATGACGGGTTCCGCCGAGCTGGATGTCTTCGATTCAGTCGTCGGCGCTGCAGTATTGCCACCACCGCAGGCAGCGAGCCCAAGTGCGCTGACCGAGACCATTGCCGCTACTGTCACACCACGCGCTGTGCGCCAACGCATTCCGCTAACGCGCTGGTTGCAGGGGACTTTCATATGTGCACTACTCCAATAAAATCTGCATGAAGATTCGCTGGCTTCACGCCTTCCATAATCCTACACAAGGCCAAAACAACGCCTAGGTAAGATGGTGGACATGTCGACTCAGGATCATTCCCCGGCTAGCTCGGCCTCGTCTAGCACGGCCTCCCCTCGCCGAATCGTTGTCATCACCACCGGCGGCACCATCGCCTGCACCACAGATCGCAGCGGTGCGCTAACCCCGACCATCTCGGGCACGGAGCTCGTCGCAGCGGTCGCGCAGCGTTATCCAGAGGGCATGTTAGAGCTGGAGGTTCGTGAGCTCGGGATGCTGGACTCGTCGAATCTCGCGTTCACCGACGTTGACCGTATTCTCGCCACTATTCACGAAGTGCTTGACGACGACTCCGTGGACGGTGTCGTCGTAACTCATGGCACGGACACGATGGAGGAAACGGCCATGGCTGCCGATATTTTCCATGCTGACTCGCGTCCGGTTGTCTTTACTGGTGCACAACTTCCCTATGATCATCCGGAAACCGACGGACCGGGGAACCTCTTTGAGGCCGTGACCATTGCTTCCGATGCCTCTGCGCAGGGAATTGGCGTTCTTATTGTCTTTGGCCACGCAGTCTTGCCGGTACGAGGTGCGACGAAGTGGCACACAACCGATCCTTTGGCTTTTGCCACTAATGCACCGGAGGAGCCGGTTCGTCCAGATCCGCTGCCTCTGGCGGCTTTGGCGGGCTCGAAGGTAGAGATTATCCCCGCCTACTTGGGTGCAGATGGATCACTGCTGGATTCGGCAGTCGCCGCCGGTGCACGCGGCATTGTCGTAGAGGGCCTGGGGTCGGGCAATGTCTCCGATGAGTTTGCCGCTGCCATTGACCGGGCCATTGCGGCTGATGTGACCGTCGTGATGGCAACGCGCGTTCCGCGCGGTGATGTCCACGGCGCCTACGGCGGTGCCGGTGGCGGTGCGACGCTGGCTCGGCACGGTGTGATTAGCGCTGGTTGCGTGCATGCACCGCAGGCGCGCATCATTCTCGCCGCCGCGCTGGCTGCGAATGTGCATCCGCAGACGCTGTTCTAATTCACGCCTCGATGATGCGGATGATTTTCGCCGGGTTTCCAGCCACGACTACGCCCGCGGGAACGTCCTTAGTCACCACGGCACCCGCGGCGACCACAGAATTGTCGCCGACGTGAACACCGCCCAGGATGATGGCTCCGCCACCGATCCAGGCATTGCGTCCGATGATGATTTCATCTCCAGACTCTAGATAAGCGGCGCGGGCCTCAGCTCCCAGTGGGTGTACTGGTGGAAGCAGCTGTACGTTGGGCCCGAGCTGCGCATAGTCGCAGATTGTCACCTTCACCACGTCAAGTGCGGTGAGCCCAAAGTTGATGAAAACGTTGTCGCCGATGTGGATGTTATCGCCGTAGTCCAGGTAGATCGGCGGGCGAACGGTGCTGCTCTCTCCGAAAGACCCCAGTGCCGGTGCTAGCACTTGCTGTGCTGCCTGCTGGTCTTCGCGGAATGCGACCTCAAATTCAGCGGCCACCTGGCCAATTCGCACGTTCAGAGCCTGTGATTCCGGATGATCGGCGATATACCACTGACCGTTCAGCATGCGCTGGCGGTTATCCAGACCGTCGTCGGGAAGTGTGGTCGACGGATTCGGATCTCGATCGGTGTTGCGCAACGAGGCGCGGCGAGCTGCCTCGAGCTCTGCAATGCGGGATGCGGTAGTCATAGTGCCCTAGTTTACGGATAGCGCATAAACAGAGAGCCGCGAACGGCACTGAGGCAGTCAGCCATATCAAGCATCCGCGTCGGGGCCGAGATCGTCTTCGCTTTCCCGCTCAGGTTGCGGCAAGTCGAGAGCTGCTGCTTCGTCGGATGCCAGCCACTCCGGCCAGTCCAAACTGCACACCGCGGAGCACGGACGCAGCTCCGGGTCGTCTTCCTTCAACGTAATCATGCGCCCGGGGCCACTGGTGCGGCTTTCAAAGCGGACGGTCACAATCCCGTGCCCCGAACCCTGCACCCAACCATGTCCATACTCGCTGTGGTGTACGTCCGAGGTGGGTGCCCACTTGGAGTCGGAAAGCCGAACGGTCGGCAACGCACCGGTTCCAGATAGCTCGACCAGGCCGGCGGGAGCGTCGGAAAGCGCAGGTGCTGGCACTCGATCTTCGACGGTGATAGCGCGGTCGAGCTCAGGAAACAGGACTTCTTGTATGTGCGAATCCAGCCCGGAGAAACCGACGCCCACCAGTCGCACTGGGCCGACCTCCGCGGGCGTGAACGCGATTCGGTGCGCCACGGCCATGAGGGTGTCGAAATCCTGTGTGGCATAGGCGAGTGTCTCAGATCGGGTATGGATGCTCAGGTCAGACAGACGCACCTTGCAAGTGATGGTGCGGGCACCACGGCCATCTTTTTTGAGCCGTCGAAAAGCGGACTCACCCGCGCGATCGACGGCGGCGTGGAGCTGGGCCTGCGACTCCAAATCCTCAGGATAGGTGTACTCCGCCGATACAGACTTGGCGACATCGCGCTCCTTAACCGGCCGGTCATCTGTCCCCTGCGCCAGCTGCCACAGCATCACACCGGTTTTGGATGTCAGCGAAACCTCGACATCGCGCTGGGACATGGCGGCAAAATCACCAATCGTCTCCACGCCCAGCGTGTGCAATTTTGCAGCGGTGACAGGGCCAATGCCCCAGAGCTTCTCTACCGGCAATGGGTGTAGAAGCTCGTGATTGCGTGCGGGGTCCAGCACGTACACGCCATCGGGTTTCGCCAGGCCTGACGCAATTTTCGCGAACTGCTTGCCCGCGCCCGCGCCTATCGACGAGGCCAAGCCGGTCTCCCGCCGGATATCTGCCCGCAGTTGCTCCGCCCAGGCAATGAC
The sequence above is drawn from the Corynebacterium jeikeium genome and encodes:
- a CDS encoding asparaginase, with the translated sequence MVDMSTQDHSPASSASSSTASPRRIVVITTGGTIACTTDRSGALTPTISGTELVAAVAQRYPEGMLELEVRELGMLDSSNLAFTDVDRILATIHEVLDDDSVDGVVVTHGTDTMEETAMAADIFHADSRPVVFTGAQLPYDHPETDGPGNLFEAVTIASDASAQGIGVLIVFGHAVLPVRGATKWHTTDPLAFATNAPEEPVRPDPLPLAALAGSKVEIIPAYLGADGSLLDSAVAAGARGIVVEGLGSGNVSDEFAAAIDRAIAADVTVVMATRVPRGDVHGAYGGAGGGATLARHGVISAGCVHAPQARIILAAALAANVHPQTLF
- a CDS encoding sugar O-acetyltransferase, with the translated sequence MTTASRIAELEAARRASLRNTDRDPNPSTTLPDDGLDNRQRMLNGQWYIADHPESQALNVRIGQVAAEFEVAFREDQQAAQQVLAPALGSFGESSTVRPPIYLDYGDNIHIGDNVFINFGLTALDVVKVTICDYAQLGPNVQLLPPVHPLGAEARAAYLESGDEIIIGRNAWIGGGAIILGGVHVGDNSVVAAGAVVTKDVPAGVVVAGNPAKIIRIIEA
- a CDS encoding DNA polymerase IV; this encodes MPTSGRWVLHIDMDAFFASVEQLTRPTLRGRPVLVGGLGGRGVVAGASYEARAYGAHSAMPMARARRLMPPTAVTVSARKGIYGPVSRRVFSVIRERVPVVEQLSVDEAFMEPEELQGASKEQVIAWAEQLRADIRRETGLASSIGAGAGKQFAKIASGLAKPDGVYVLDPARNHELLHPLPVEKLWGIGPVTAAKLHTLGVETIGDFAAMSQRDVEVSLTSKTGVMLWQLAQGTDDRPVKERDVAKSVSAEYTYPEDLESQAQLHAAVDRAGESAFRRLKKDGRGARTITCKVRLSDLSIHTRSETLAYATQDFDTLMAVAHRIAFTPAEVGPVRLVGVGFSGLDSHIQEVLFPELDRAITVEDRVPAPALSDAPAGLVELSGTGALPTVRLSDSKWAPTSDVHHSEYGHGWVQGSGHGIVTVRFESRTSGPGRMITLKEDDPELRPCSAVCSLDWPEWLASDEAAALDLPQPERESEDDLGPDADA